A window of Mucilaginibacter sp. PAMC 26640 contains these coding sequences:
- a CDS encoding GLPGLI family protein, whose amino-acid sequence MKKLLILSIIALFSSSLLAQNAHFTTQGTITYEKKVNMYAVIKKMINSDNESWYGPAFEQYKKNQPQFTTLQNTLTFAGNKTLYAPIINEVPPSNSWFSENPLTQQINTIYTDLNSNLSTTNKKVFEETFLVKDTARKINWKITDETREIAGYNCRRANAVVMDSIYVVAFYADEIPVSGGPESFTGLPGMILGLALPHENVTWFATKVTETPIPEATVKAPLKGKATTHAGLNATLTKALKDWGEYGQKFFKYYLL is encoded by the coding sequence ATGAAAAAGCTATTAATCCTATCCATTATTGCATTGTTTAGCAGCAGCCTGCTGGCACAAAATGCACATTTTACTACCCAAGGCACCATTACCTATGAAAAAAAGGTGAATATGTATGCCGTTATTAAAAAAATGATCAACAGCGATAATGAAAGCTGGTACGGCCCCGCCTTTGAGCAGTACAAAAAAAATCAGCCGCAATTTACAACGCTGCAAAACACCCTGACATTTGCGGGTAACAAAACCTTGTATGCACCGATAATAAACGAGGTGCCCCCGTCAAACAGTTGGTTTAGCGAAAACCCGCTTACCCAGCAGATCAATACTATTTATACAGATCTGAACTCAAACCTGAGCACAACAAATAAAAAGGTTTTTGAAGAGACTTTTTTAGTTAAGGATACGGCACGTAAGATCAACTGGAAGATAACAGATGAAACCCGCGAGATAGCAGGTTATAATTGCAGACGCGCTAATGCGGTGGTGATGGATTCTATTTACGTAGTGGCATTTTATGCTGATGAAATTCCAGTTTCGGGTGGCCCCGAATCATTTACCGGTTTGCCCGGGATGATCTTAGGCCTGGCTTTGCCACATGAGAACGTAACCTGGTTTGCCACGAAAGTAACCGAAACCCCAATACCCGAAGCTACAGTGAAAGCCCCGCTAAAAGGCAAAGCCACTACTCATGCAGGCTTAAATGCTACGCTCACCAAAGCTTTGAAGGATTGGGGAGAATATGGCCAAAAGTTTTTCAAGTATTATCTTTTATAA
- a CDS encoding TonB-dependent receptor, with protein sequence MKIKFTLLLLFCVCSFSAFSQKAFFVKGTIRDSVTNVKLVNSSVSVLNAKDSTLRRYSRASSTGAFEIGNLGNGSFILLVTYPDYADYVEKFTLDSLHTDHTFGNINMALKSRLLKEVIVKGTVAAIKIKGDTTEYNAKAFKIEPNSKVEDLLRQLPGIQVDKDGKITAQGQTVPKVLVDGEEFFGDDPTLVTKNIRADMVDKVQLFDKKSDQATFTGIDDGVKTKTINIKLKEDKKNGYFGKLNGGIGTDGYYEGQGLFNKFQGKKKYAAYATISNTGKTGLGWEDNNKLGTSDGLQFGDNGDVFFFGGGGDDLDSFDGRYSGRGIPLAYTGGLHFDNKFDGDKKSINTNYKAGSLEVDGTNSNITQNDLPGRSLRTTSNDSFNNYMFRQKLDGMYQVKLDSTSNLKITLDGTVKNSRTRTTDVSSSLQNDTLLNTQNRRLSNDANGQIYNASIFYNKKLKKTGRTFSVNINAGTNESKANGFLNATTDYYKGGVLDSTRVIDQLKTNDITSNKLLTNITYTEPFNKFLSVVLNYGINLNNSHADRRSFDQSAPNVYNVLVDSLSSNYKFNQLANQGGAIFNYKRGKQTINFGTKVSDVSFKQVDLKTGNVYKRNFTNWNPTASYQYKFSTQGNFNLRYNGNPQQPSLDQIQPIRNNNDPLNITIGNPSLRPSFTNRFSLNYYSYKVLTEQNIGFYGSYAYTTNPIVNSINTDTSGKNTIQYLNLPGKKPSNYYGGLYMDRKVLFLNAGLSADLNGSTYYSIKNGAENKTTSNTISGQFRISKYVQKKFNFSFSAGPTYTKGQSSLNPERNNNGYGFTADGRVYFYLPGKIQIGSDANYKYQAATQSFATDFRQTILNASITKSFFKADNLKFIISGNDLLNQNSGFERSANGQYISESRYTTIKRYFLFTVSWDFNKVGGGAPAKK encoded by the coding sequence ATGAAAATTAAATTTACCTTACTACTACTTTTTTGTGTCTGCTCATTCTCTGCCTTTTCCCAAAAAGCTTTTTTTGTAAAAGGCACCATTCGCGATTCTGTTACTAATGTAAAGCTGGTAAATAGCTCGGTAAGCGTGTTAAATGCAAAAGATTCCACCTTACGCAGGTACAGCCGCGCTTCATCCACCGGGGCTTTTGAGATTGGCAACCTGGGTAACGGAAGTTTTATCTTGTTGGTTACTTACCCGGATTATGCAGATTACGTAGAAAAATTCACACTGGATTCTTTGCATACCGATCACACCTTTGGTAACATCAACATGGCACTAAAGTCGCGGTTATTAAAGGAAGTGATTGTAAAAGGAACCGTAGCCGCCATCAAAATAAAAGGCGATACAACAGAATACAACGCTAAAGCCTTCAAAATTGAACCCAATTCTAAAGTGGAGGACTTATTGCGCCAACTACCCGGAATACAGGTGGATAAGGATGGCAAAATAACGGCGCAGGGCCAAACGGTACCTAAAGTACTGGTAGACGGAGAAGAGTTTTTTGGGGACGACCCCACACTGGTGACTAAAAACATCCGGGCCGATATGGTGGATAAGGTTCAGCTTTTTGATAAAAAAAGTGACCAGGCCACTTTTACCGGCATTGATGATGGCGTGAAGACAAAAACCATCAACATCAAATTAAAAGAAGACAAAAAGAACGGCTATTTTGGGAAACTAAATGGCGGTATAGGTACTGATGGTTACTACGAAGGCCAGGGCCTATTCAACAAGTTTCAGGGTAAAAAGAAATACGCGGCTTACGCTACCATAAGCAACACTGGGAAAACCGGTTTAGGATGGGAAGATAACAACAAGCTGGGTACATCAGACGGTTTGCAATTTGGCGATAACGGAGATGTATTTTTCTTTGGCGGCGGCGGAGACGATCTCGATTCATTTGACGGCAGATACAGTGGCCGCGGTATCCCGCTTGCCTATACCGGTGGGTTACACTTCGATAATAAGTTTGATGGTGATAAAAAATCAATCAATACGAATTATAAGGCAGGTTCGCTGGAAGTTGACGGAACCAACAGCAACATCACGCAAAATGATTTGCCGGGAAGATCGCTCCGCACCACCTCTAACGATAGTTTTAATAACTATATGTTCAGGCAAAAGCTGGATGGGATGTACCAGGTAAAGCTTGATTCAACCTCCAATTTAAAAATAACGCTGGATGGTACGGTTAAAAACTCCCGCACCCGCACAACCGATGTTTCCAGCAGCTTACAAAACGACACTTTACTCAACACGCAAAACCGGCGACTAAGCAATGACGCAAACGGTCAGATCTACAATGCTTCGATTTTTTACAACAAAAAGTTGAAGAAAACCGGCCGGACTTTTTCGGTAAATATTAACGCGGGTACCAATGAAAGCAAAGCAAACGGTTTTTTGAATGCAACAACCGATTACTACAAAGGCGGCGTATTGGATAGCACACGTGTTATAGACCAGCTAAAAACAAATGACATTACCAGCAATAAACTTTTAACTAATATAACCTATACCGAGCCATTTAATAAATTCTTATCGGTTGTTTTAAATTACGGTATCAACCTTAACAACAGCCACGCCGACCGAAGGTCGTTTGATCAGTCTGCTCCTAACGTTTATAACGTACTGGTGGATTCGCTTTCCAGCAACTATAAGTTTAACCAGCTTGCTAACCAGGGCGGAGCCATTTTTAACTACAAAAGAGGCAAACAAACGATTAATTTTGGCACAAAGGTATCTGATGTTAGCTTTAAACAAGTTGATCTGAAAACCGGCAACGTTTATAAGCGAAATTTCACCAACTGGAACCCTACGGCCAGCTATCAATATAAATTTTCTACGCAAGGTAATTTCAATTTAAGGTACAATGGCAACCCGCAGCAGCCGTCGTTAGATCAGATCCAGCCTATTCGTAACAATAACGATCCATTAAATATAACCATCGGTAATCCATCGCTGCGCCCATCGTTCACCAACCGTTTTTCATTAAACTATTATTCTTATAAAGTTTTAACCGAGCAAAACATAGGTTTTTATGGATCTTACGCTTACACAACCAACCCTATCGTAAATAGTATCAATACGGATACCTCGGGCAAAAACACTATTCAATACCTCAATCTGCCAGGTAAAAAACCGAGCAACTACTACGGTGGCCTATATATGGACAGGAAGGTTTTGTTTTTGAACGCCGGATTGAGTGCCGATTTAAACGGGAGCACTTACTATAGCATTAAAAACGGAGCAGAAAACAAAACCACATCAAACACTATTAGCGGCCAGTTCCGAATAAGTAAATATGTGCAGAAGAAGTTTAATTTCAGCTTTTCTGCCGGGCCAACTTATACCAAAGGTCAGTCATCATTAAACCCGGAGCGAAATAATAATGGCTACGGCTTTACAGCCGACGGTAGGGTTTATTTTTACCTGCCGGGTAAGATCCAGATTGGATCTGATGCTAATTATAAATACCAGGCAGCTACACAATCGTTCGCTACCGATTTCAGACAAACTATTCTTAACGCAAGCATCACCAAATCTTTCTTTAAGGCTGATAACCTGAAATTTATAATCAGCGGAAACGACTTGCTTAATCAGAACTCAGGGTTCGAGCGCAGCGCCAACGGCCAGTATATCAGCGAAAGCCGGTACACCACCATTAAACGCTACTTTTTATTTACAGTTAGCTGGGATTTTAACAAAGTTGGCGGAGGAGCGCCTGCAAAAAAATAA
- a CDS encoding dTDP-4-dehydrorhamnose 3,5-epimerase, producing MTVTQTIIPGVLILEPKIFKDDRGYFYESYSKRTLAAIGIDADFVQDNQSFSQKGTVRGLHAQADPFAQGKLVRVLQGSVMDIAVDARVGSPTYGRHVAVELTAANHLQLWVPPGCLHGFVTLEDDTIFTYKVTNYYDKDSETGVIWNDPELAIGWGIDEREAVLSAKDLVLPDFNSFKSPFTYKG from the coding sequence ATGACCGTTACTCAAACCATTATTCCAGGCGTTTTAATACTGGAACCAAAAATATTTAAAGACGACCGAGGCTACTTTTACGAAAGCTACAGTAAAAGAACACTGGCAGCAATTGGTATTGATGCCGATTTTGTGCAAGACAATCAATCCTTTTCGCAGAAAGGAACGGTACGGGGACTTCATGCCCAGGCCGATCCGTTTGCGCAGGGTAAGTTAGTACGTGTGCTGCAAGGCAGCGTAATGGATATTGCTGTTGATGCACGCGTGGGATCACCAACATATGGCCGGCATGTGGCGGTTGAACTTACTGCTGCCAATCATTTACAATTATGGGTCCCGCCCGGCTGCCTGCACGGGTTCGTTACTTTAGAGGATGACACGATCTTCACTTACAAGGTAACTAACTATTATGATAAGGATTCTGAAACCGGCGTAATCTGGAATGATCCGGAACTAGCTATTGGCTGGGGCATTGATGAACGGGAGGCTGTGCTTTCTGCAAAAGACTTGGTGCTACCCGACTTTAACAGCTTCAAAAGCCCCTTCACCTACAAGGGTTAA